In one Denitratisoma sp. genomic region, the following are encoded:
- a CDS encoding IS3 family transposase (programmed frameshift): MKKRFTEEQIIGYLKQAEAGVAIKDLCRKHGFSDAAFYTWRRKFGGMDVADAKRLRELEAENAKLKKLLAESMLDIEALKVVVKGKPLTPQAKRQAVAVMQEKTSISQRRACRLVGVSRTVLNYEAKTDPANQALAGRMVELAAERRRFGYRRLHVLLRREGHQANHKRVFRLYQGAGLAVPKRKRRKGVAMERQPLTLPEAPNQVWSMDFVMDALSSGRRLKCLNIVDDCTKESVDIVLDHSISGQYVTRVLDQAARFRGLPAAIRTDQGPEFTSKALDQWAYRNGVELKLIQPGKPTQNAYIESFNGKFRDECLNEHWFTSLAEARVRVAAWRRDYNECRPHSALGYLTPAEFAARCRASLPDSATELEIG, translated from the exons ATGAAGAAGCGGTTCACGGAAGAGCAGATCATCGGGTACCTCAAGCAGGCGGAAGCCGGGGTGGCGATCAAGGATCTGTGCAGGAAGCATGGCTTTAGCGATGCGGCCTTCTACACCTGGCGGCGCAAGTTCGGCGGCATGGACGTGGCGGATGCCAAGCGGCTGCGCGAGCTGGAGGCGGAGAACGCCAAGCTGAAGAAGCTGCTGGCCGAATCGATGCTCGACATCGAGGCGCTCAAGGTTGTTGTCAAGGGAAAGC CGCTGACCCCGCAGGCCAAGCGCCAGGCGGTTGCCGTGATGCAGGAGAAGACGTCCATCTCCCAGCGTCGCGCCTGCCGGCTTGTGGGGGTATCGCGCACGGTGTTGAACTACGAAGCCAAGACCGACCCGGCCAACCAGGCGCTGGCCGGGCGGATGGTCGAACTGGCCGCCGAGCGGCGCCGCTTCGGCTACAGGCGTCTGCATGTGCTGTTGCGGCGGGAAGGCCATCAGGCGAACCACAAGCGGGTGTTTCGCCTGTACCAGGGCGCGGGGCTGGCGGTGCCCAAGCGCAAGCGGCGCAAGGGGGTGGCGATGGAGCGCCAGCCGCTGACCTTGCCCGAGGCGCCGAACCAGGTCTGGTCGATGGATTTCGTGATGGATGCGCTGTCCTCGGGGCGGCGCCTGAAGTGCCTGAACATCGTGGATGACTGCACCAAGGAATCCGTGGATATCGTGCTCGACCACAGCATCAGCGGGCAGTATGTGACGCGCGTGCTGGATCAGGCGGCGCGCTTCCGCGGCTTGCCGGCGGCGATCCGCACCGACCAGGGGCCGGAGTTCACCAGCAAGGCGCTCGACCAGTGGGCTTATCGGAACGGTGTCGAGTTGAAGCTCATCCAGCCGGGCAAGCCGACGCAGAACGCCTACATCGAGTCGTTCAACGGCAAGTTCCGCGATGAGTGCCTGAACGAGCATTGGTTCACGAGCTTGGCCGAAGCGCGGGTGCGGGTGGCGGCCTGGCGGCGCGACTACAACGAGTGCCGGCCGCATAGCGCACTGGGGTATCTCACGCCGGCGGAGTTCGCGGCGCGCTGTCGGGCAAGCTTGCCCGACAGCGCAACAGAACTGGAAATCGGATAG
- a CDS encoding adenylate/guanylate cyclase domain-containing protein: MNAKESAKIERNLCVLFADVSGSTRLYEKLGDKEALHAVERCLNRMTRATEQFKGRVIKTIGDEVMAVFDSAEAGMDAACSMQQRVDDLPPVSGIKLAIRIGFHFGPAIEDAKDVFGDTVNTAARMAGLAKAGQIITTGETVGALPTLLQQSTREIDALSVKGKAEDVRVCEVIWQESDDLTMKSGSVAPAPVAARLTVRHGGEEKVLDPGHGAFSLGRDAASDIMIADRRASRTHARIERRRDKFVLIDQSTNGTYVTFDGEAEFALKREEVILRGKGRISFGHACDATSEVVEFRVG; the protein is encoded by the coding sequence ATGAACGCCAAAGAAAGCGCCAAAATCGAACGCAACCTCTGCGTGCTGTTCGCCGACGTCTCCGGCAGCACCCGGCTGTACGAGAAGCTGGGCGACAAGGAGGCGCTGCACGCCGTCGAGCGCTGCCTCAACCGCATGACGCGCGCCACCGAGCAGTTCAAGGGCCGCGTCATCAAGACCATCGGCGACGAGGTGATGGCGGTGTTCGACAGCGCCGAGGCGGGCATGGATGCCGCCTGCTCCATGCAGCAGCGCGTCGACGACCTGCCGCCCGTGAGCGGCATCAAGCTGGCCATCCGCATCGGCTTCCACTTCGGCCCGGCCATCGAGGACGCCAAGGATGTCTTCGGCGACACCGTGAACACGGCGGCGCGCATGGCCGGACTGGCCAAGGCCGGCCAGATCATCACCACCGGCGAAACGGTCGGCGCCCTGCCGACGCTGCTGCAGCAGTCCACGCGGGAGATCGACGCCCTCTCGGTCAAGGGCAAGGCGGAGGACGTGCGGGTCTGCGAGGTGATCTGGCAGGAATCGGACGATCTCACCATGAAATCCGGCAGCGTCGCGCCGGCCCCCGTCGCCGCGCGCCTGACCGTGCGGCATGGCGGGGAGGAGAAGGTGCTCGATCCCGGCCACGGCGCCTTCTCCCTCGGCCGCGATGCCGCCAGCGACATCATGATCGCCGACCGGCGCGCCTCGCGCACCCATGCGCGCATCGAGCGCCGCCGCGACAAGTTCGTGCTGATCGACCAGAGCACCAACGGCACCTACGTCACCTTCGACGGGGAAGCGGAGTTCGCCCTCAAGCGCGAGGAGGTCATCCTGCGCGGCAAGGGGCGCATCAGCTTCGGCCATGCCTGCGACGCGACCTCCGAGGTGGTGGAATTCAGGGTCGGCTGA
- the ttcA gene encoding tRNA 2-thiocytidine(32) synthetase TtcA, which translates to MPEKERHEANKLAKRLRRNVGQAIGDFNMIEDGDRVMVCLSGGKDSHALLDILLQLREIAPVRFELVAVNLDQKQPGFPAEVLPEYLKELGVPFHIEEQDTYSVVKRVIPEGKTTCSLCSRLRRGVLYRVAGELGATKIALGHHRDDILETLFLNMFYGGKLKAMPPKLVSDDGRHIVIRPLAYCRERDLEAWAALRRFPIIPCDLCGSQEQLKRKETKALLREWDRRFPGRVEKIFAALGNVAPSHLADPKLYDFRNLKATGRPDPEGDRAFDPEEFDDPAVIPLRGGDV; encoded by the coding sequence TTGCCGGAAAAAGAGCGCCACGAGGCCAACAAGCTGGCCAAGCGCCTGCGCCGCAACGTCGGCCAGGCCATCGGCGACTTCAACATGATCGAGGACGGCGACCGCGTCATGGTCTGCCTCTCCGGCGGCAAGGACAGCCACGCCCTGCTCGACATCCTGCTGCAGCTGCGCGAGATCGCGCCGGTGCGCTTCGAACTGGTCGCCGTGAACCTCGACCAGAAGCAGCCGGGCTTCCCGGCCGAGGTGCTGCCGGAGTACCTGAAGGAGCTGGGCGTGCCCTTCCACATCGAGGAGCAGGACACCTACTCGGTGGTGAAGCGGGTCATCCCGGAAGGCAAGACCACCTGTTCGCTCTGCTCGCGGCTGCGCCGCGGCGTGCTCTACCGCGTCGCCGGCGAGCTCGGCGCCACCAAGATCGCCCTCGGCCACCACCGCGACGACATCCTCGAGACGCTGTTCCTCAACATGTTCTACGGCGGCAAGCTGAAGGCCATGCCGCCGAAACTGGTCTCCGACGACGGCCGCCACATCGTCATCCGCCCGCTCGCCTACTGCCGCGAGCGCGACCTCGAGGCCTGGGCCGCGCTGCGCCGCTTCCCGATCATCCCCTGCGACCTGTGCGGCTCGCAGGAACAGTTGAAGCGTAAAGAAACCAAGGCGCTGCTGCGCGAGTGGGACAGGCGCTTCCCCGGCCGCGTCGAGAAGATCTTCGCCGCGCTCGGCAACGTCGCGCCCTCGCACCTGGCCGACCCGAAGCTCTACGATTTCCGCAACCTGAAGGCCACCGGCCGGCCCGATCCGGAGGGCGACCGCGCCTTCGATCCCGAGGAGTTCGACGACCCCGCCGTCATCCCGCTTCGCGGCGGAGATGTTTGA
- a CDS encoding SAM-dependent methyltransferase yields MTMPQPDADAAESGRRLAALIADEIEQAGGWIPFARYMELALYAPGLGYYSGGARKFGAAGDFVTAPELSPLFAEALAVQLEPILAASAPRLLEAGAGSGALALGLLRALERRGALPERYEILELSGELRARQQETLARGVPHLVDRLAWLDALPETFSGAVVANELLDALPVNIVAWREDGIYERGVAFENGAFAWQERPAAGALLAVAQGLTFVSPPYVSEIALAARAWVAEWGRSLQRGALLLIDYGFPQREYYHPQRAEGTLMCHYRHHAHGDPFWLPGLNDLTAHVDFTAVAEAGHETGLDVLGYTSQAQFLLNCGLAQLLEAHQEDGTVAYASLASGAQKLISPAEMGELFKVLALGKGIDGPLLGFASGDRLHAL; encoded by the coding sequence ATGACGATGCCCCAGCCCGATGCCGATGCCGCGGAAAGCGGCCGCCGGCTCGCCGCCCTGATCGCCGACGAGATCGAACAGGCCGGCGGCTGGATCCCCTTCGCCCGCTACATGGAGCTGGCGCTCTACGCGCCCGGCCTCGGCTACTACAGCGGCGGCGCGCGCAAGTTCGGCGCCGCCGGCGATTTCGTCACGGCGCCCGAGCTCTCGCCCCTCTTCGCCGAGGCGCTGGCCGTCCAGCTCGAACCGATCCTGGCGGCGAGCGCGCCGCGCCTCCTCGAGGCCGGCGCCGGCAGCGGCGCCCTGGCGCTCGGCCTGCTGCGCGCGCTCGAACGGCGCGGCGCCCTGCCCGAGCGCTACGAGATCCTCGAACTCTCCGGCGAGCTGCGCGCGCGCCAGCAGGAGACCCTCGCCCGCGGCGTGCCGCATCTCGTCGACCGCCTCGCCTGGCTCGACGCCCTGCCGGAAACCTTCAGCGGCGCGGTCGTCGCCAACGAGCTGCTCGACGCCCTGCCGGTGAATATCGTCGCCTGGCGCGAGGACGGCATCTACGAGCGCGGCGTCGCATTTGAGAACGGCGCCTTCGCCTGGCAGGAACGGCCCGCCGCCGGCGCCCTGCTCGCCGTGGCGCAGGGACTGACTTTTGTTTCGCCGCCCTACGTTTCGGAAATCGCCCTCGCCGCGCGCGCCTGGGTCGCCGAGTGGGGGCGCAGCCTGCAGCGCGGCGCGCTGCTGCTGATCGACTACGGCTTCCCGCAACGCGAGTACTACCACCCGCAGCGCGCCGAGGGCACGCTGATGTGCCACTATCGCCACCACGCCCACGGCGACCCGTTCTGGCTACCCGGGCTGAACGACCTCACCGCCCATGTCGATTTCACCGCCGTCGCCGAGGCCGGCCACGAGACAGGACTCGACGTGCTCGGCTACACCAGCCAGGCGCAGTTCCTTCTCAATTGCGGCCTGGCGCAGCTGCTGGAAGCGCACCAGGAAGACGGCACGGTAGCCTACGCCAGCCTCGCCTCCGGCGCGCAAAAGCTCATCAGTCCCGCCGAGATGGGCGAGCTGTTCAAGGTGCTGGCACTGGGGAAGGGGATCGATGGGCCCCTGCTCGGCTTCGCGAGCGGCGACCGCCTCCACGCGCTCTGA
- a CDS encoding pteridine reductase has protein sequence MPSKLQDKTVLITGAARRVGAEIARALHAEGASLALHYRKSAEAAQALVAELNTARPGSALAFQADLLETDHLPRLVADVVEHFGRLDALVNNASSFYATLMGSIGEREWNDLVGTNLKAPLFLAQAAAPHLAAARGAIVNITDIHDARPLKNFPLYCAAKAGLSGLTRALALELGPHVRVNAVAPGPILWPEDGSFDAAAQAGVVSRTLLKRCGDPADIARTVLFLLADAPFVTGQTIAVDGGRSIVL, from the coding sequence ATGCCTTCCAAATTGCAGGACAAGACCGTATTGATCACCGGCGCCGCCCGCCGCGTCGGCGCCGAGATCGCGCGTGCGCTGCATGCCGAGGGCGCCAGCCTGGCGCTGCATTACCGCAAATCGGCGGAGGCGGCGCAGGCCCTCGTCGCCGAGCTGAACACCGCCCGCCCCGGCTCGGCCCTGGCTTTCCAGGCCGACCTGCTGGAGACCGACCACCTGCCCCGGCTGGTGGCGGACGTCGTCGAGCATTTCGGCCGGCTCGATGCGCTGGTGAACAACGCCTCCAGTTTCTACGCCACGCTGATGGGCAGCATCGGCGAGCGCGAATGGAACGACCTCGTCGGCACCAACCTCAAGGCGCCGCTGTTCCTGGCGCAGGCGGCGGCGCCGCATCTGGCCGCGGCGCGCGGCGCCATCGTGAACATCACCGACATCCACGACGCGCGGCCGCTGAAGAACTTTCCGCTCTACTGCGCCGCCAAGGCCGGCCTGTCCGGGCTGACCCGGGCGCTGGCCCTGGAACTGGGCCCGCACGTGCGCGTGAACGCCGTCGCGCCCGGCCCGATCCTGTGGCCGGAGGACGGCTCCTTCGACGCCGCCGCCCAGGCCGGCGTCGTCTCGCGCACCCTGCTCAAGCGCTGCGGCGATCCGGCCGACATCGCCCGCACGGTGCTGTTCCTGCTGGCCGACGCCCCCTTCGTCACCGGCCAGACCATCGCCGTGGACGGCGGCAGGAGTATCGTACTGTGA
- a CDS encoding serine/threonine-protein kinase, protein MTDLKKLGKYEIRGELGQGAMGIVYDGFDPMIGRRVALKTVRRDQLDRTEVEEILARFKREAQAAGRLNHPNIVQIYEYGEDEGTAFIAMEFVEGRELKDYFDADERFPMAEIVRIMGQLLEALDYSHKNGVVHRDIKPANIILLKDGTVKVADFGIARVESSNLTQAGSVLGTPSYMSPEQFMGQTVDGRSDLFSAGVILYQFLTGEKPFTGALTTIMHKVLKEEPAAPSALNVQVPRPFDALIRKALAKRPDERFQNGREFAIALKMAAAGQAVPGDGDATLVNDAEATLAMERPAASPKAAAPAAAATPAPAKKSSPGLALALVAGIAVVGLGAAAYVFMGKGDAPQPAATPAAAPAQAGAPAAPANGGIMVISALGLADPSDPRYQNDKGLLNADLREDARRQLVEKALGLYVEQGSLAKNYALVRDKLLARSGEFIQAVLEEQPPQLGKDGLMSLATRATVRVRDVQKSLNQMSREERVEFIRNNGDPKISVAITAKSAEGDPAAPAQRSPVAENLLKERIHSFGFRLWNDDMAKDGKGGADFAVTGEAKFRKLSAKLAASGITVEKFVLTSWTVKATDKRSGEEIYYNTQIPEKTSWATEDEALRDIGRLIGEEFSKGFFLSHFHFSGQKVRLRLQGLPNKDTAELVMRELNGLHSVLAASLASGSASDAVFDVVLSGGLANLEQLVQAGILKPLNHKLGKQCFNAGAGSGGEIVVMLEAGCKDAAVLSRLDTLPPASLIEAPQSRREAVVKNPETLKKISI, encoded by the coding sequence ATGACCGATTTGAAGAAGCTCGGCAAGTACGAGATCCGGGGCGAGCTCGGCCAGGGCGCCATGGGCATCGTCTACGACGGCTTCGATCCGATGATCGGACGCCGCGTGGCGCTGAAGACCGTGCGTCGCGACCAGCTCGATCGCACCGAGGTCGAGGAGATTCTCGCCCGCTTCAAGCGCGAGGCGCAGGCCGCCGGCCGGCTCAACCACCCGAACATCGTGCAGATCTACGAGTATGGCGAAGACGAGGGCACCGCCTTCATCGCCATGGAGTTCGTCGAGGGACGCGAGCTGAAGGATTATTTCGACGCCGACGAGCGCTTCCCGATGGCCGAGATCGTGCGCATCATGGGCCAGCTGCTCGAGGCGCTCGACTACTCGCACAAGAACGGCGTCGTGCATCGCGACATCAAGCCCGCCAACATCATCCTGCTCAAGGACGGCACGGTGAAGGTGGCCGACTTCGGCATCGCCCGCGTCGAGTCCTCCAACCTCACGCAGGCCGGCTCGGTGCTGGGCACGCCCAGCTACATGTCGCCCGAGCAGTTCATGGGCCAGACCGTCGACGGCCGCTCCGACCTGTTCTCGGCCGGCGTCATCCTCTACCAGTTCCTCACCGGCGAAAAGCCGTTCACCGGCGCGCTGACCACCATCATGCACAAGGTGCTGAAGGAGGAGCCGGCCGCCCCCTCGGCGCTCAACGTCCAGGTGCCGCGGCCTTTCGACGCCCTCATCCGCAAGGCCCTGGCGAAGCGCCCCGACGAGCGTTTCCAGAACGGCCGCGAATTCGCCATCGCCCTGAAGATGGCGGCGGCCGGCCAGGCCGTGCCGGGCGACGGCGACGCCACCTTGGTCAACGATGCCGAGGCGACGCTTGCCATGGAGCGGCCGGCCGCGTCGCCGAAGGCCGCTGCGCCCGCTGCCGCCGCGACACCGGCACCGGCGAAGAAATCCTCGCCCGGCTTGGCGCTGGCCCTCGTCGCCGGCATCGCCGTCGTCGGACTGGGCGCCGCGGCCTATGTCTTCATGGGCAAGGGCGACGCGCCGCAGCCCGCGGCGACGCCCGCCGCAGCCCCCGCCCAGGCCGGGGCCCCGGCCGCGCCGGCCAACGGTGGCATCATGGTCATCAGCGCCCTCGGCCTGGCCGACCCGTCCGACCCGCGCTACCAGAACGACAAAGGCCTGCTCAACGCCGACCTGCGCGAGGACGCCAGGCGCCAGCTCGTCGAGAAGGCCCTCGGCCTCTATGTCGAGCAGGGTTCCCTCGCCAAGAACTACGCGCTGGTGCGCGACAAGCTGCTCGCCCGCAGCGGGGAATTCATCCAGGCCGTGCTGGAGGAGCAGCCGCCGCAGCTGGGCAAGGACGGCCTGATGTCGCTGGCCACGCGCGCCACGGTGCGCGTGCGCGACGTGCAGAAATCGCTCAACCAGATGTCGCGCGAGGAGCGCGTCGAGTTCATCCGCAACAACGGCGACCCGAAGATCTCGGTGGCGATCACCGCCAAGAGCGCCGAGGGCGACCCTGCCGCGCCGGCACAACGCTCGCCGGTGGCCGAAAACCTGCTCAAGGAGCGCATCCACTCCTTCGGCTTCCGCCTGTGGAACGACGACATGGCGAAGGACGGCAAGGGCGGCGCCGATTTCGCCGTCACCGGCGAGGCGAAGTTCAGGAAGCTCTCCGCCAAGCTGGCCGCCTCCGGCATCACCGTCGAGAAATTCGTGCTGACCTCGTGGACGGTGAAGGCCACCGACAAGCGCAGCGGCGAGGAGATCTACTACAACACCCAGATCCCCGAGAAGACCAGCTGGGCGACGGAGGACGAGGCGCTGCGCGACATCGGCAGGCTGATCGGCGAGGAGTTCTCCAAGGGCTTCTTCCTCTCCCATTTCCACTTCAGCGGCCAGAAGGTGCGCCTCAGGCTGCAGGGCCTGCCCAACAAGGACACCGCAGAGCTGGTGATGCGCGAACTGAACGGTCTGCACAGCGTGCTGGCGGCCAGTCTCGCCTCGGGCAGCGCAAGCGACGCCGTGTTCGACGTGGTCCTGTCAGGCGGACTGGCCAACCTGGAACAGCTCGTCCAGGCAGGCATCCTCAAGCCGCTCAACCACAAGCTCGGCAAGCAATGCTTCAATGCCGGCGCGGGCAGCGGCGGCGAAATCGTCGTCATGCTGGAAGCCGGCTGCAAGGACGCCGCCGTCCTCTCCCGTCTCGACACCCTGCCGCCGGCATCGCTGATCGAAGCGCCGCAGTCGCGGCGCGAAGCGGTGGTGAAGAACCCCGAGACGCTGAAGAAGATCAGCATCTGA